The nucleotide sequence TTTTGCCAAGACAATAGAGATGAAAGATCATTATACGGGAGAGCATGCCGAGAAGACGGTCCGATATGCTACCGGTATCGCTTCGGGCTTAGGATTACCCAAATACGAAACGGAGATGATAAAACAGGCTGCCATACTGCATGACCTGGGCAAGATAGGTATAAGCGACAAGATATTGCTGAAAAAATCGAAACTTACCACGAAAGAGATGGGGGAGATAAGAAGGCATCCGGGTATAGCCGCCGATATCTTAAGGCCCATACATGTATTGAATTCAATAATACCTTTTATCCTCCATCATCATGAAAGATGGGACGGGAGAGGTTATCCGGACGGCCTTAAGGGAGAAGATATACCACTGGGGGCGCGCATTGTCGCTATAGCCGATGTTTATCAGGCGCTCATTTCAAATCGTCCGTATCGCAGGGCTTTTCATAAAAAAGAAGCGATAAAGATAATAGAAGAATCTTCCGGAAAACAATTTGATCCGAAGATTGTAGATATTTTTCTGAGCATACTGAAAAAAGAAAAGCATCACTAACGAGAGGGAATGGATATTATGAGTAAGTCCGGCGCTTATCTGACACATGGGGGGTATGAAAAACTTAGAAAAGAACTCGAGCATTTACGAAATATCAAACGCAGGGAGATATCCAAGGCAATAGGGGAGGCAAGGGCGCATGGCGATTTAAGCGAAAACGCCGAATACACATACGCTAAAGAAGCCCAGGGTTTGAATGAGAAAAAGATAGCTGAATTAGAAGACAAATTGTCGCGGGCGAAAATAATAGACGAAGACGCGATGGCAAAGGACGAAATATTGATCGGCGCCAAGGTCAGGTTGAAGGATCTTGATTCCGGCGAAGAGATAGAGTATGTGCTTATGTCCGAAGAGGAAGCCGATTATTCAAGCGGCAAGATCTCCGTAACATCCCCCGTTGGCGAAGCCCTGATAGGCCACAAAGAGAATGATTCTGTGAAGATAAAGGTTCCCGCCGGAACATTAAGATATAAAGTACTTAAGATAACCAGAGAATAGATTGAAAGAACTATGTAAGCATTTCGGAATTTGCGGCGGCTGTGATTTTCAGGATGTAAAGTATGAAGAACAGCTCAAAGCAAAAGAAGCCCGCCTTAAAAACATCTTTTCTGCCTTCACAATAACTAACTTCGAGAGCATAGCCCCGTCCCCGGAAATATTTTACTACAGAAACAAGATGGAATACGCGGTAAACAATGACAGGGAAAATATAGTAATCGGCCTAAGGCAGAAGAAAAGATTTTATAGGATCGTGGACCTTGAGGAGTGCAGGATATTTTTAGACGGGGTTAAGGATATATTCGCCGTATTTAAGGATTGGATGAAGGCTAACGGCATAGAGCCGTATCAATTGAAAAGGCATACAGGCAATATAAGATACGCCGCGATGCGCCATTCGAAATACTACAATGAGCTGATGATTATAATTGTTATGGCTTCGGAGGAAGATAGCCCCAGCGCTCTTGTGGATAGACTAAAGAGCATCAAGGCCGTAAGATCCATATATTTGTGTGTAAATAGCGGGTTATCGGATGTTTCCATAGCAGGGAAGACCAGGCTTATGCACGGCGAAAGCCATATAAGGGAGAGGATAAACAACATAGATTATCTAATTGGTCCCGGCTCATTCTTTCAGACGAATCCTTATTGTTGCGGCGAGCTCTACAGTATTATAAAAGATCAGGTAAAGCATAACGGCCGGCAGGCGCTTGATATGTGCTGCGGCGCCGGCGGAATAACATTACAGGTCGCCGATAATTTCGACAAGGTGGTAGGCGTGGATATATCGGCGCAAAATATAGAAGACGCCATAACGAACGCAAAGATAAATAAGATAGAGAATTTGGAGTTTATTTGTGATGACGCCCAAAATTTTCTTTTAAATTCGGTGGCGTTGAAATCGGCCCAAGCCTTCTCCACGATAATACTGGATCCGCCAAGAGCCGGTTTAAGCAAAAAGGCAAGAGAGGCCGTGTGTTCAAGCGGCGTAGAAAATGTAGTTTACGTGTCCTGTAATCCCGTTAATTTAGCGGAAGACTTAAAAACTCTTACCGCGGCGTACAATATAGAGAAGATGATACCTGTAGATATGTTTCCGCATACAAGGCATGTTGAGGTTGTTGCCATATTAAAGCGTAGTAGGGTATAATAACTCTTAAAGTTATGAAAAAAGGCAACGCGAATATACTCTTTATCTTTTTCCTGGTGGTTATGTTCGCCGCGGATGCCCAGGCGGACACGCTATATCTAAAGAATGGCGGTGTCGTAGAAGGTATCATAGAGAAAGAAGATGAAAAGAGCATAGAGCTTAATATGGGGTTTGGCGCCGCAACTTTCCAAAGGCAGCAGGTAAAGAGCGTAAAACGGTCCAGCCAGGATGACAATACTAAGACAATGATTAAATGGGAAGAGAAGAAGAGGGAAATAGACGCGCGGGCTAAAGAATTTGAGGATGCCAGGGAGAAGAGGCTCGATGACGCATATGAGAATTTAATGGAGGATGCCCGGCAGAAGAAACTTAAGGAAGAGGGCGAGGTCAAGCATATACAGATTGCGCGCGATGACCGGACAAAAGGCATCTTGGTGCAGGCCCTGCTTAATGAAAAGATAAAAGTAAGCCTGGTGCTCGACACAGGCGCTTCGCTCATCATACTTTCCAGGAGAATAGGCGAGGAGCTTGGCGTAGATATGGCGGATGAAAAGACCGGCATTATAGAATTTAAGCTTGCGGATGGCAGAAGCGCTTCGGCCAAGGCAGTTGTGTTGGATAGCGTGCGCATACAGGATGTAGAGGTAAAGAGCGTAATGGCCGCTGTGATGCTCGGCGAGACCAACGACCCGTCTTTAAGAGACGGGCTTTTGGGGATGTCCTTCTTAAGCCGGTTTAATCTTAAGATGGACCTGAAGAGCATGAAGATTACGCTTGAGAAGATAAATAATACGGATAAATAAGGGAGAAGAAAGCGCATATGAAGATTAAAATCTATTATCACGATACCGACTGCGGCGGAGTGGTCTACTACGCCAATTATTTAAAGTATCTTGAAGAGGCGCGCAGCGAATATTTTGAAACAAGGGGACTTATTATCAAAGACCTTCTCAAGGATGGCATAGGATTTGTGGTCGCCCGCCAGGAGATAGATTATAAATCGCCCGCGTTTTATGCAGACACGCTCGAGATCAATACGCGCGTTACGGAATCGTCCCTTACAAGGGTGAATTTTGAATACGATATAGTCAATCAGGATCAAAAGTTGATAGCGAGCGCCAAGACCGTCCTTGTGTTTGTGGATAGGAGCTTGAAACCAAAAAGAATACCCGAAAGTATACTAAAAAAACTTACCGATGGAAAATAGGGCGGACAAATACGCGAGAATAAAGTACCAGTTAGCGATAATAGACATCGCCTATACCTTATTTCTTCTTATGATATTGCAGATGTCGGGAATAAACGCGGTCCTCAAGACCGCGGTTTTTGATTTTACGTCTTCAGAAATTATCCGTGTAGCGCTATATTCAGCCGCGCTTTTTGCCGCCTATAGCGTATTAAGTTTTCATGTAGACTTCTATCGATCATTTGTAATAGAGCGCCGTTTTAACCTATCCAACCAGAAGATACTCGCCTGGCTCGCGGACTATCTTAAAAGCAACGTATTGGGATTCTTCGTTTTTATTTTGCTTATGGAGTGTTTCTTCTTTTTTATAAGAAGTTCGGCCGGCTCATGGTGGTGGATGAGCGCTATCTTTTGGATATTTTTGACTATTGTGATCGCGAGAATATTTCCCGTAATAGTGATTCCGCTCTTTTTCAAATATAAAAGGATAGATAATGAGTCCCTGCGTCAGTCTATACTCGCGTTGGCCCAAAAAATGCAGGTTAAGATATTGGATGTATTCGAGATAGATTACAGCAAAAAAAGCCTGAAGGCAAACGCGGCATTCGTCGGAATAGGCAAGTCGAAAAGAGTGCTATTAACGGATACTTTGCTTGGCGGAAAGTTCCAGCCCAAAGAGATAGAAGTAATCCTCGCGCACGAATTTGCCCATTACAGGCTTAAGCATATATTAAAGATGGTCGCGATGAGCGCGTTAATGATATTCGTTACATTTTATATATTCTTTTTACTCGATAAGTCGGTGCTTGACGCGCGCGATATAGCTAATCTGGGAAGCTGGATACTATTATTCATGCTTTTTCAGATTATCGTTACGCCTTTTATTAATTGGATACACAGGACTATGGAAAGAAACGCCGATATTCAGGCGATAAATATAATAGGCGATAAGGACGCTTTTATCTCCATGATGGAAAAACTGGCCGATCAGAATCTTGCCCAGCGCAAGCCGCCATTATGGGCGAAGATATTATTTTATGATCATCCGCCTATAGAGGAGAGGATAGATCTTGCCAGGAAGATGGACCCGCCTGCGGACAGGGAGGCCTGATGTTTATAGATAATTGTGAATTAAAGATCATTCAGGATGATATTACGGATCTTGCGGTAGACGCCATAGTAAACGCCGCTAACAATGAACTTGTAATGGGCGGCGGCGTGGCAATCTCCACATCCGCGGGAAAATTGAAGGCGCGCTATGTTATCCATGCCGCTACAATGGGGTTAGACAATAAGACAGATGAGATAAAGATACGCAATTCGTGCGCCAATGCCCTAAAAGCCGCTGATAAATTAAAGATAAAGTCGGTTGCTTTCCCGGCTTTAGGTTGCGGCGTCGGCGGTTTTCCATTAAAGGCGTGCGCTAAGATAATGGCGCAGCAGGTATGGAAGCACTTGAGGGAAGAGAAATCAGGGCTTAGCCAGATAATATTCTGCATGCGCGACAAAGAAGCGTACGAAATATTTGAAAAGAATGTTAATGGTTACCTGCAATATATGTTTACAAAACAGCAGGCAGGGCCGTTCGTGGCAGTCGACGCCATTATAGATATGGGCGCCGGCATAGTGATAATAGAGCGCAGTAATCCGCCGTTTGGATGGGCGCTTCCCGGAGGATTTGTCGACAATTACGAGAGCCTTGAGGACGCTGTCCGGCGTGAGATGAAGGAAGAGACGGATCTCGAACTATTAGATCTAAAACAGTTCCACGCGTATTCAAAACCGGGCCGTGATCCGAGATTCCACACTATAGGCGTTGTATTCACAGCCAAGGGTAAGGGTACGCCGAAAGCAGGCGACGACGCGGCAGGGCTTGAAATCATCAAATTAGACGAGATCGACAAAATAAACTTCGCCTTCGACCATAAGCAGATCATTAAAGACTACATAGAGTACAAAAAATCTTCTCAACTCCCGATATAAAATTTTCTCCACCCACAGTAGCCCCCGAGGGATGGGGTACTTCGCGGAATCCAAACCTAAGCCTACAGTTACGGTCAGCACAAGCCACCTAAATGGATATGTAAGATAGCCATGTATAGGTGGCAGGAAAAATGTTACCCTTCACTTCGTTTCGGGTCGGTCTTTTGTTCTGTCGAAAAACGGGGGCCTGCGGAACTCGGCCCCTAAGCGGGGCCTCGGACATCCTCGGCCCTTTTTAACCGTTTTTCTCCATCACAAAAGACCTAACATTTTTATTGTGCTTCCCATAACCGTAGGCCTAGGTTTTCTCACCCACACCGTATAAAACTTCCCTGTCTCATTATGGATGTCAATTGCGGGTGACGCTTTGAGGACTTTTGGATATTAGGCGAGCATGGCATATAGGGAATAGACCGCCGCTATAGGATTCCATATTGACCATCACGTATATGCTTTATATAGCCGGACTACCAGGTAATCCTGGCGGGCTATTCACAGAGTCTATGCGAGCTTATAGAAACAAAAGTCCTCGAAGCGGCAGGACCCGCTATCAATACATAGCAAGACAGGGAAGTTTTATATCATAAGGGTGAGAGAGATATTAACCTTCGCGGAGTTGTTTTTCGGCGTCGACTACGTCGCGGTTGATGAGGCGGATGGCGTTTTTGATCCTGTCTTTGAGGATGTATGATGAGGCGGGGGAGTCGATCATTTCGCGCATTATCTGTATCGCCATCCTGAAGTAGCGCACGACCTCTCCTTCATCCGTATCGGTGAACTGCAGAACTCTCG is from Candidatus Omnitrophota bacterium and encodes:
- the greA gene encoding transcription elongation factor GreA, whose product is MSKSGAYLTHGGYEKLRKELEHLRNIKRREISKAIGEARAHGDLSENAEYTYAKEAQGLNEKKIAELEDKLSRAKIIDEDAMAKDEILIGAKVRLKDLDSGEEIEYVLMSEEEADYSSGKISVTSPVGEALIGHKENDSVKIKVPAGTLRYKVLKITRE
- the rlmD gene encoding 23S rRNA (uracil(1939)-C(5))-methyltransferase RlmD; translated protein: MKELCKHFGICGGCDFQDVKYEEQLKAKEARLKNIFSAFTITNFESIAPSPEIFYYRNKMEYAVNNDRENIVIGLRQKKRFYRIVDLEECRIFLDGVKDIFAVFKDWMKANGIEPYQLKRHTGNIRYAAMRHSKYYNELMIIIVMASEEDSPSALVDRLKSIKAVRSIYLCVNSGLSDVSIAGKTRLMHGESHIRERINNIDYLIGPGSFFQTNPYCCGELYSIIKDQVKHNGRQALDMCCGAGGITLQVADNFDKVVGVDISAQNIEDAITNAKINKIENLEFICDDAQNFLLNSVALKSAQAFSTIILDPPRAGLSKKAREAVCSSGVENVVYVSCNPVNLAEDLKTLTAAYNIEKMIPVDMFPHTRHVEVVAILKRSRV
- a CDS encoding retropepsin-like aspartic protease; protein product: MKKGNANILFIFFLVVMFAADAQADTLYLKNGGVVEGIIEKEDEKSIELNMGFGAATFQRQQVKSVKRSSQDDNTKTMIKWEEKKREIDARAKEFEDAREKRLDDAYENLMEDARQKKLKEEGEVKHIQIARDDRTKGILVQALLNEKIKVSLVLDTGASLIILSRRIGEELGVDMADEKTGIIEFKLADGRSASAKAVVLDSVRIQDVEVKSVMAAVMLGETNDPSLRDGLLGMSFLSRFNLKMDLKSMKITLEKINNTDK
- a CDS encoding thioesterase family protein produces the protein MKIKIYYHDTDCGGVVYYANYLKYLEEARSEYFETRGLIIKDLLKDGIGFVVARQEIDYKSPAFYADTLEINTRVTESSLTRVNFEYDIVNQDQKLIASAKTVLVFVDRSLKPKRIPESILKKLTDGK
- a CDS encoding M48 family metallopeptidase produces the protein MENRADKYARIKYQLAIIDIAYTLFLLMILQMSGINAVLKTAVFDFTSSEIIRVALYSAALFAAYSVLSFHVDFYRSFVIERRFNLSNQKILAWLADYLKSNVLGFFVFILLMECFFFFIRSSAGSWWWMSAIFWIFLTIVIARIFPVIVIPLFFKYKRIDNESLRQSILALAQKMQVKILDVFEIDYSKKSLKANAAFVGIGKSKRVLLTDTLLGGKFQPKEIEVILAHEFAHYRLKHILKMVAMSALMIFVTFYIFFLLDKSVLDARDIANLGSWILLFMLFQIIVTPFINWIHRTMERNADIQAINIIGDKDAFISMMEKLADQNLAQRKPPLWAKILFYDHPPIEERIDLARKMDPPADREA
- a CDS encoding NUDIX hydrolase, whose protein sequence is MFTKQQAGPFVAVDAIIDMGAGIVIIERSNPPFGWALPGGFVDNYESLEDAVRREMKEETDLELLDLKQFHAYSKPGRDPRFHTIGVVFTAKGKGTPKAGDDAAGLEIIKLDEIDKINFAFDHKQIIKDYIEYKKSSQLPI